The DNA window GAAACCGTCTTACTCTTTAATGGTGTAATGGGTTGCGTTAAAGGAATTATTGCCAAGTAAGTTCTCCCTGCATGTCGCAGTGTTGTTAAGtctttttatatatatatcttttACTTATATCATATGCACAATAGTCATTAGTTTAAAAGTTTTATACTTGCTGGCCACCGTACTTGGCTCTCCATATCTCGATTTGTTTTTCATCGATACGCTTGAACAAGTATTCAGCTTTGTTGATATTGTGCCCGCCTAATATAGCCAGGTGGAAAGTGTCATCAATTTTCAATGGTGGAGCATTCAacatcttgaagatctGTTCACCAGTCTCAGGGATGAATGGGGTGATGATGGATGCGACGGCGTAGACGATGTTCAAACCCACACCAACAACTGCATCGGCCTTATCTGGTTGTTCAGCAAACAAAGAGTTGTCCAACTTATTGTCTTGCAAGAACTGGTTACCACGGGCACTCAAAGACATGGCAGTTTCTAGACCGCGTCTCTCGTGGCCCAATTCCATCTCCTTCACATAATTACCCAAGATCCCATCGACGTCCTTCACCAAGGCATCGTAGTTAGCAATGTTTCTTGGGTCGTAGTTATCAGGAACAACACCATTGTATTTTGCATTGACAAATTTAACCAGTCTGTTCACAAAGTTACCCAAGTTTGCCAACAGTTCACTGTTGTTTCTGGCAACGAAGTCATCCCAAGAGAAGTGCGAGTCACTAGATTCTGGTCTAACGGAAGCCAAGTAGTATCTCCAGACACTTGGGGACACACCCGAGTCCTGCGCGTTGTTACCAAAAACACCAACACCTCtactctttgaaaatttaCCACCTTCGTATTGCAAATACTCGGTCGTATTCAAATGGTGCAGCATTGTCCAATGGTCGTTGGTACCCAACTGAGAACCTGGGAAGACGACGGTGTGGAATGGTACGTTATCTTTACCCATGAATTGGTACAATTTGACATTTTCTGGGTTCTTCCACCATTTCCTCCATTGATCCGTGTAGTTGGCAGTGATGGAAACGTAGCCGATTGTAGCATCAAACCAAACATACAAGACTTTATCCTTGTACTTTTCCAATGGAACTGGAGTACCCCAAACTAGATCTCTCGTTATACAACGAGGTTTCAACCCATCCTTCAACCACGAATTGGTTATAGTTTTAGAGTTTTTTGACCATTTACCATCGTCGGACGCTTTTTTCACCCAGTTGGAGATCTGAGATTCCAGCTTATCCAAGGACAAAAAGACATGATCAGAAAACTTTGGAATTGGTTCTGCGTTGTCCAATTTACAGCGAGGGTTGATCAGTTCAAATGGGTCTAAAAGCGCACCACACTTATCACATTGATCACCTCTGGCGTCCTCGTAGTGACATTTTGGACACTCACCTTCGACGTATCTGTCGGCCAAGTACGCCTTATGGACGGGACAGTACAGTTGTTGCATAGATTGTTCCTCCAAGTAGCCGTTGTCGTTCAACTTCATGAAAATTTCTTGGGCGATTTCAGTTTGCTTTTCAGTGGTAGTTCTGCCGAAATGATCGAATCCAATTTGGAACCACTTGTAAACGTCGGCGTGTATCTTGTGGTACTTGTCACACAACTCCTTGGGGGTGACATGCTCCTCTAGGGCCTTGGTTTCAGTGGCAGTACCGTACTCATCAGTACCACAAACGAAAAGAGTATTGTAGTTCCGGGCTTTACAGTAACGAGCAAAGATATCCGCAGAAAGGACAGACCCAACGATATTACCCAAATGTGGCACGTTGTTAACGTATGGCAAAGCAGACGTAATGATGATATTTCTTTCTCCATCCTTTGGCAAAATCTCACTGTCCTGCTTCTTGATGAGGTAATCGTTCTGCACTTTGCATACACCAGTATTTTTAAATTGTGCGGAGTCACGAGGAACCAATCTTTTGGCGGTTTCCCATGCAATAGTGATCTTCGCTGGCAAATGCTTCAACAAATCAGTCTTAGCAACTTCATCGGGGATCAAAGCAGCAACGTTGGCGAAAGTGATCAACTTTGTGGCAGAGTCCGTGTCCTTCAAGTTAGAAACCAGGTAATTCTTGAGGGCGTGAACGGCGTGTTCTTTATCATGGGTTGTCAACTCTTCTTTGTAAAGAGCTGGCTCCAACTTTGACAAGGAATCGAACGACTCGGAGGTGAACGCCCCAGAGAACTGATCCATGGCGTACCTCAAGATAGCATCAGCATCAAACAAATGCACCTTGTCTGTGGTCAAGGATGGGGAGTCCACGGTATCATTAATCTTTATCTTAAGATCCTTCGTAGCAAACTCAACGGCAAGGGCCAACTTTAAATTGTTAGCCAATTGCAACTTTGCAGAATGATTCTTCAATCTATCGTAACTTAATTCAGCAGACATGACTGAGTTGTATTTATTTTCCTCTAAGAAACGACTTTAAAGCCAATACAAATGTGTCTATTCATATCTTAGTCATACTTCCCGACTTTATTTTCGAAGAAttatgaaaattttttattttccaaattttccagAATCTCTTTTTTGGTGCAAAAAATAGTGACACATTTCTCGACATCTCAGAACTGGTCCCTTCGTGCCATTGAACGGCACTCCGAGAAATGTCCTTTGGAAGGTTAGGTGTCCAGTAGTTCGGAATTGCCCAAGGCAATTCAAAAGATCGATTCCACCAAAAAAGATTAACGTcttttggtttctttggGGTGTATttatttctctttctattGTACATTGTGTTGTCTTTTGCTACGTAATGATAAGGTCGTGCGTCTTTTCACactgttgttctttgaagaacgttTATTTGGAACTTCCGAGAGTGACTGCGTGCAATTACCTCTGCATTCTGCGCTTCTTGTGCTGGTGTCTGTCCGAAGTTGATTTCCCGCTGGCGCCGATGGTGATGTTGACTTTTGGGGGCACTGGGAACCCGTAGGACTTGGCCACTTTAGCGAGATCAAGCTTGTCGATTTGGTACACCGTCTTCAGCGAGTGCGAGGAGTAGGCTTGCAAATACGATCTGTAACCGTCCTTCGCTGTTTGGTGTAGGTAGTAATTCGATTTGATCAGCTTTTCTAATTGGGATTGTACGTTGGCGATCTTGTTCTGCGGGAACTCATATTCGTTCAGTGGCACTTTAGCAGCCTTCAGGTACCGTAGAAACCCGAGTTCGTTTGGAATCAAGAACATTAAAGATTTACCTTTACCCTTGGTCCCTCTGGCGGTTCTCCCGACACGGTGAATGTAATCTCTTGGATCATCAGGTGGGTCAAACTGGACGATCCAGTCGACCGCTGGAATGTCCAGCCCTCTTGCGGCAACATCTGTACACACCAAGATACCCCTCTCGGCATTACAGAACTCAAAGAAAGTGTTGGTCCgtttctgttgtttctgCTTACCATGCAATTCTAGGACGGGCAGATCGATGTAGTTCAGCAACTCAGCGTAGTACTTCACGGAGTTACATGAGGATAAGAACACGAtcactttctttttctggTTACGTTTCAGGAAGGAGAACAACAGTAAAAATCTCTTATCACTTTCGCAGACAACGTACCCTTGTTCTAACCCATCAGCAGTCGAATGGTCCGTCTCCGGGACAACATTGATAAACAGTGGGCCCTTACGCAAGGAGATACGTGCCAGATCCTCCACTTTCGTCGTTTGTGTGGCGGAGAAAAGCATCGATTGTCTTTCCTCGTTAGGTAGAATCCTGATGATCTGTTTCATTTCGTCCTCGAACCCAATTTCCAAGATACGGTCTGCCTCATCGATGACCAACGctttcaagttcttgaacacaAACCCTTTCGTGTTTTGCAAATGATCCAACAGCCTCCCTGGCGTGGCGATGAGGATATTGACACCCTTAGCGAGCTTCTCAGCCTCCTGTCTTCTATTAGCACCACCAATCACAATACCAAAAGTCTGCGAGTGGAATTCCATCAGTTCCCTAACGACACCGAAAATTTGCAAAGCTAGTTCTCTGGTTGGCGTAATCACAATGACACCAGTTCCGTTTCTGGGcttgaacttcaaagcgtGTAACGTCTCAATTGCCGGGATCAAAAATGCCAGAGTCTTACCTGATCCAGTCTTCGCGGCACCAAGAACGTCCTTCCCAGCCAGCAGCGGTGGGATGGTCCGTTCTTGGACAGTGGTCATCTTTGTGAAACCCATCTTCTCGATGGCCTTCATCGTGGGAGCTGACAGCTCCAGAGAGCTGAACTCCGCAATCTCTGTACCCTTTTCACTCATAGTTTGTTGCGAGGAGAGGGTGAGTCTTGATGTGGTCGCTTGGTAAAGGATCAGCCTGCAACAGACTGTTCCACAAGCTATACTGTTAAAGAAGTCCTCATCATCTCATCGctaaaaattttccaaaaaatccAAATTCATTTgaaaggaagaagaaaaatttttcacctttgattcaaacagaaaagaagagacgTTAACTATGGGAAAGGCAGTTGTATAGAGAcagaagagagagatgGGGCCAAGTTGATCAACAAGATGCACTTCTCTGATGGTGTGGATGACTACGTAGGACTCATACGTTTTGGAGTGTAGTGCAATCCAGCATTTGTAGTTGCCTACGGTGTATTGGTCTTTACGTAATGTCCTGCTTGCGAACTTTCCCGGGTCAAAGGTGATACGTACGGTGTGTCCACTGTGTCTACTCAGTTCAAGAGGGTGGTCACAAGTGCTGGACCTCGGAACCGTGCATTTTCTTGTGAGGATGGCTTTTCATCTACTACTGTAAACACATAACACCAGTAAGGCAGTAAGAGTTTGACACCGGCTGATTGTCTTCACCCGGACCCCCCACGGATGTACATtccctcccccccccccagTGTAATCTTATGTAAATAGGAACATGAAGTGGGGGCGTCATGAGGACATGAGGATGGAGGCATTTTGGGAAGACTGTTCGTATTTGCGCACTTTTTCAGCTAGCTATTGTATTTCAAGGAAAGTGAGGGGCATGCGCGGAGGTACTTAGATGCAGCAGCCGGGTCCCTCTCGGAAACGGACTGTCTCTGAGGGGGGACGTCCATTGTTGATAAGAGGCCCGTCCCCGTTCCTCATGCCATTTCGGAACTTCCCTCGCAGTGTTTTCACTTGTTCTCTAGGATCTGAGCTGATTgttataatatatatattatcTTATATAAGATTTCACGTTTCCTTCAACTGCACGCCCATTCCTCTCCGGAAGAAACAGGCAACTTGAGAAGTGACACCCACATACAGAGCTTAGAAGCTGGTTTTTTGAATAATGGAAGAGAACTGGCCGCAGCGTGCTAGTGTCGATGATACAAAGGACGCCCCGGAGGCGTACAAGTGTAAGTACATTACTCTGGAAGATGCGTTGGGTGACGGTAATTTCAGCGTTGTCAGAGAATGTATGAACATCGAGACGAAGGAGACGTACGCCATGAAGCTCGTACGTAAGAAACTGGTCCATGACAAAATACAACTGATTCAACGTGAGTTCACGCTCTTGAAACGTCTGTCCAAGCAGATACGGTATTTCGAAAACATCCCCGGTGGGGACAGTACTATCCAGGAGGGCCAAGTGTTCTTGGGGCATCATCATATCTTGCAGCTGTTTGACTACTTCGAGACCTGCGACAACATTGTGCTGATTACACAACTGTGTGCGAAGGACGACTTGTACGAGAAGATCACGCAGCACAATGACACACACCTGGAGCTGAAAACACAAGTAGTACCATACACGGCTTGTCTCGTCAGTGTGCTGGACTTTCTTCACAGACAGGGTGTAGTGCACCGGGATATCAAGGCAGAAAACGTCCTGTTCCGTACGAGCAAGGCCCCCAACGGGGATCcctcaccaccaccggGAGATAAGGCTGACTATGACGTTACTGCACACGATCTCATATTGGGTGATTTCGGACTGGCAGTAGACATGTCGCAATTGGATAAGAACTCTAGCTCACTGAAGGAGTACGTGGGGACTATCTCGTACATTTCTCCCGAGATTGTAAAGTGTAAAGGGATTGGGGCCATGGACTCAAATGAGATAGCACAAATCGATACCTACGGCACAGAAGTGGACATATGGGCTCTCGGGGTTTTAGTACTTCATGGCATTTTGGATACACCCCCGTTCGACTGTGAAACAGACGAGGAGACGTTGGAATGCATCGCTAAATGCGATTACTAcattgatgaagagaagGTGAACGACCCAGAGTACGAACATTTTTGGAACTTTATACAGTGCTGTTTCGTAGAATTCCCCAAGGCAAGACGTACTTCCCGTAGTCTAACAAAACATCCCTTCATCAGAAGGTTTTTCGTTAAGGATACTACAAAGGAGTCCCAGGACGAGGAGTTCCCACCAGCGCTTGTCAAACATAACTCGCTGACAGCGTTGCACACTTTGAAATCGCcattgagaagaaacgGCTCCTCGCTGTCCACGCACTCGACAACGAATTCCAGTGCGAACTCGTCAAGGGTACCATCGCAGGCAAACTTAATATCAATAGCGAATATTACCCCACCTGACTCGCAACCACTAGATGTCTTGCCCACTGTCCAGGATATAAACGTGACAAAACTGAGAAATAGTCTGAGAAAGACTTTGTCGATGACTTCGATGAAAACGATGGGTCAAAAGGTTAAGGAACCACCACAACCAAACAAGTTGGCGAAAACCTCTGTCAATTCCATGCATTCTACGTTTTTCCTGGATCCACAACCGCCCTCAGATTCCCTAATGAATGGCTGTTTCTGTGAGACCCCAAAGACATTGTCGAATTTCAATACAACACCGAAATCTTCTGTGTCATCAACAAGAGAGAACTCTTACAAGAACGTTAAGGCGGCATATTTTGATCTGAACTTCGACAAGGAATGAAACAGTTTGAGTCCAGACAGAGTTTGTTATATCtattatataaaaataaacaatTTAAAGCACTTACTGGTTTACGTACATAAATGCATATCCATAAGTGGAAAAAGTATCTAGTATACCTCAATCACAGTCTCGTTTACTACTAGGAGGACCCATTTTCCCTCGTCTATTCCGCACCATCATGGATTTGAAGAGCGATAACAGGAAACGGTTCCAAGATAAAcagaagttgaagaggaaacatGCCACTCCTAGTGATAGGAAGTACCGCCAACAAGCAAAACTAGCTGAGAAAGAGGCAGAGgaaaaagaggaggacgatgCTCCACTTCCATTGCCATCGAATGAGGAGCGATACACCAGAGATGTGCTACAAGAAATTCAAGACAAAGAGTTCGATCCACAGAGTACAATCGACAAACTGAAGCAGAAATGGGAGAATTCCGATAATATAGGGGGGGAGGATACTCCCGCAAAAACACCGCCAACCCGGAAGCGAGATATTCTCAACATGGATGCCAAGcaactgaacaaactgCTCGGTAAAACAGATGACGCCCATGTGGGCAGTGCGGAACATATTAAATTACCACACCAAGGGCAGCCACGTGAACCCTTGACGGGGAATGGCAACGTTAAGACAAACAAGCCAGCTGCCAAGACATCTCAGTCCCTTCTCCCCGAGGATCTTGGGCAAGACCAAGATTTTTTAGACGACCTCCTTTAATGTGGCGTAATGTGTCATAGAATCTCTGTCGGAACTGAGAAATCCCGCAGTTTGAAATACGTAACTCCTAAGATACCGATCGAGCCACAAACACGTATAAATATCAGGGGGTAGAGTATCATGGTTTGGATTGCTTCTCGAGTCTGTTAGCACCCTCCTCCGCTTAGCTCCCCCCAG is part of the Huiozyma naganishii CBS 8797 chromosome 4, complete genome genome and encodes:
- the MES1 gene encoding methionine--tRNA ligase MES1 (similar to Saccharomyces cerevisiae MES1 (YGR264C); ancestral locus Anc_5.41), which codes for MSAELSYDRLKNHSAKLQLANNLKLALAVEFATKDLKIKINDTVDSPSLTTDKVHLFDADAILRYAMDQFSGAFTSESFDSLSKLEPALYKEELTTHDKEHAVHALKNYLVSNLKDTDSATKLITFANVAALIPDEVAKTDLLKHLPAKITIAWETAKRLVPRDSAQFKNTGVCKVQNDYLIKKQDSEILPKDGERNIIITSALPYVNNVPHLGNIVGSVLSADIFARYCKARNYNTLFVCGTDEYGTATETKALEEHVTPKELCDKYHKIHADVYKWFQIGFDHFGRTTTEKQTEIAQEIFMKLNDNGYLEEQSMQQLYCPVHKAYLADRYVEGECPKCHYEDARGDQCDKCGALLDPFELINPRCKLDNAEPIPKFSDHVFLSLDKLESQISNWVKKASDDGKWSKNSKTITNSWLKDGLKPRCITRDLVWGTPVPLEKYKDKVLYVWFDATIGYVSITANYTDQWRKWWKNPENVKLYQFMGKDNVPFHTVVFPGSQLGTNDHWTMLHHLNTTEYLQYEGGKFSKSRGVGVFGNNAQDSGVSPSVWRYYLASVRPESSDSHFSWDDFVARNNSELLANLGNFVNRLVKFVNAKYNGVVPDNYDPRNIANYDALVKDVDGILGNYVKEMELGHERRGLETAMSLSARGNQFLQDNKLDNSLFAEQPDKADAVVGVGLNIVYAVASIITPFIPETGEQIFKMLNAPPLKIDDTFHLAILGGHNINKAEYLFKRIDEKQIEIWRAKYGGQQV
- the HAS1 gene encoding ATP-dependent RNA helicase HAS1 (similar to Saccharomyces cerevisiae HAS1 (YMR290C); ancestral locus Anc_5.40), with protein sequence MSEKGTEIAEFSSLELSAPTMKAIEKMGFTKMTTVQERTIPPLLAGKDVLGAAKTGSGKTLAFLIPAIETLHALKFKPRNGTGVIVITPTRELALQIFGVVRELMEFHSQTFGIVIGGANRRQEAEKLAKGVNILIATPGRLLDHLQNTKGFVFKNLKALVIDEADRILEIGFEDEMKQIIRILPNEERQSMLFSATQTTKVEDLARISLRKGPLFINVVPETDHSTADGLEQGYVVCESDKRFLLLFSFLKRNQKKKVIVFLSSCNSVKYYAELLNYIDLPVLELHGKQKQQKRTNTFFEFCNAERGILVCTDVAARGLDIPAVDWIVQFDPPDDPRDYIHRVGRTARGTKGKGKSLMFLIPNELGFLRYLKAAKVPLNEYEFPQNKIANVQSQLEKLIKSNYYLHQTAKDGYRSYLQAYSSHSLKTVYQIDKLDLAKVAKSYGFPVPPKVNITIGASGKSTSDRHQHKKRRMQR
- the TDA1 gene encoding protein kinase TDA1 (similar to Saccharomyces cerevisiae YMR291W; ancestral locus Anc_5.38); translation: MEENWPQRASVDDTKDAPEAYKCKYITLEDALGDGNFSVVRECMNIETKETYAMKLVRKKLVHDKIQLIQREFTLLKRLSKQIRYFENIPGGDSTIQEGQVFLGHHHILQLFDYFETCDNIVLITQLCAKDDLYEKITQHNDTHLELKTQVVPYTACLVSVLDFLHRQGVVHRDIKAENVLFRTSKAPNGDPSPPPGDKADYDVTAHDLILGDFGLAVDMSQLDKNSSSLKEYVGTISYISPEIVKCKGIGAMDSNEIAQIDTYGTEVDIWALGVLVLHGILDTPPFDCETDEETLECIAKCDYYIDEEKVNDPEYEHFWNFIQCCFVEFPKARRTSRSLTKHPFIRRFFVKDTTKESQDEEFPPALVKHNSLTALHTLKSPLRRNGSSLSTHSTTNSSANSSRVPSQANLISIANITPPDSQPLDVLPTVQDINVTKLRNSLRKTLSMTSMKTMGQKVKEPPQPNKLAKTSVNSMHSTFFLDPQPPSDSLMNGCFCETPKTLSNFNTTPKSSVSSTRENSYKNVKAAYFDLNFDKE
- the KNAG0D02800 gene encoding uncharacterized protein (similar to Saccharomyces cerevisiae YER034W; ancestral locus Anc_3.532); its protein translation is MDLKSDNRKRFQDKQKLKRKHATPSDRKYRQQAKLAEKEAEEKEEDDAPLPLPSNEERYTRDVLQEIQDKEFDPQSTIDKLKQKWENSDNIGGEDTPAKTPPTRKRDILNMDAKQLNKLLGKTDDAHVGSAEHIKLPHQGQPREPLTGNGNVKTNKPAAKTSQSLLPEDLGQDQDFLDDLL